A stretch of the Lineus longissimus chromosome 12, tnLinLong1.2, whole genome shotgun sequence genome encodes the following:
- the LOC135497035 gene encoding uncharacterized protein LOC135497035: MVNATFLVVCATVAFVICASPGGAQDMELSEEAELEVPGPLKADCEWVRRDDTKKPWTITTFFKSIRRSTELKCKDECDKRVICGYAVFNNRTRECQLVPRRAFHESYLTAQGIFVMWEKECPIEHIWNRDDDPSRMVMCPMKTPTDSSARLSPKYAYKVAKYIDNDYDAVWWCQRDPVCQGVYRNRTYNNIHVFLYKAVSVGADEATGEISEVRVKNCTPSEPLVGDKCFFTAYNRKVVNTGTNGTAYQVVKYKNFQECYSMCLQNNDCYAAAADEDSFRRGRSHCRLYRKESFHGLQDFKKMFDNAKVWVRDFCGSADRK; the protein is encoded by the exons ATGGTGAACGCAACTTTTCTTGTCGTATGTGCTACTGTAGCGTTCGTCATCTGTGCCTCTCCTGGAGGGGCACAGGACATGGAGCTGTCTGAGGAAGCAG AATTGGAGGTGCCCGGTCCACTGAAGGCCGACTGCGAATGGGTGAGAAGAGATGATACGAAGAAGCCGTGGACTATCACGACATTCTTCAAGTCGATCAGACGCTCCACGGAGCTAAAATGCAAAGATGAATGTGATAAGCGCGTCATCTGCGGCTACGCTGTCTTCAATAACAGGACCAGGGAGTGCCAGCTAGTTCCGAGGAGAGCGTTCCATGAGAGTTATCTAACCGCACAGGGGATATTTGTAATGTGGGAGAAGGAATGTCCCATTGAGCACA TCTGGAACCGCGATGACGACCCCTCCCGTATGGTCATGTGCCCTATGAAGACGCCAACGGACTCGTCTGCTCGTCTCTCCCCAAAATACGCCTACAAGGTAGCAAAGTATATCGACAACGACTATGACGCAGTCTGGTGGTGTCAGAGGGACCCGGTATGCCAAGGGGTCTACAGGAACAGAACTTACAACAACATCCATGTGTTTCTCTACAAGGCAGTCTCTGTTGGAGCTGACGAGGCGACTGGTGAAATATCTGAAGTCCGAGTCAAGAACTGCACACCATCTG AACCGCTTGTGGGAGATAAATGCTTTTTCACCGCTTACAATCGCAAAGTAGTCAACACAGGGACGAATGGGACCGCTTACCAGGTGGTGAAATACAAGAATTTCCAGGAATGTTACTCGATGTGCCTCCAAAATAACGACTGCTACGCGGCTGCTGCAGACGAGGACAGCTTTCGCCGAGGCAGGAGTCATTGCAGACTATACCGTAAAGAGAGCTTTCATGGATTGCAGGATTTCAAGAAGATGTTTGATAATGCGAAAGTTTGGGTGAGGGATTTCTGCGGCAGCGCGGATCGAAAGTAA
- the LOC135496559 gene encoding guanylate cyclase D-like, translating to MAFGIRLQEKTKALDQERKRTVFLLHQMLPVSVAKRLLNAGSVPPENYESVTIYFSDIVGFTMMSSRSSPMQVVAMLNQIYEEFDDKVESYDVYKVETIGDAYMVASGLPERNGNCHCSEIAKLALDLQNSVAGIKIAHLPDTQLQLRIGINSGPCVAGVVGHKMPRYCLFGDTVNTASRMESHGLPGWIHISQPTNCLLSATGGFKMSMRGEIEVKGKGVMTTYWLEGLILPEHNNMQSSS from the exons ATGGCCTTTGGAATCCGGCTGCAAGAAAAAACTAAGGCATTAGACCAGGAACGAAAGAGGACAGTCTTTTTGCTTCACCAGATGCTTCCGGTGTCTGTTGCTAAGCGACTGCTCAACGCAGGAAGTGTGCCACCGGAAAACTATGAGTCTGTCACAATCTATTTTTCGGACATTGTCGGTTTTACTATGATGTCGTCCCGAAGTTCGCCGATGCAGGTTGTGGCCATGCTCAACCAGATTTATGAGGAGTTCGACGAcaaagtggaatcttatgatgTGTATAAAGTAGAAACAATAG GAGATGCGTACATGGTTGCCTCTGGTCTCCCCGAGCGAAACGGCAACTGCCACTGCTCAGAAATTGCCAAACTAGCCTTGGATCTCCAGAACAGCGTAGCAGGTATAAAGATAGCCCATTTGCCTGACACACAACTGCAGCTCCGAATCGGAATAAATAGTG GACCATGTGTGGCTGGTGTGGTCGGACATAAAATGCCTCGATATTGCCTGTTCGGGGATACGGTGAATACGGCGTCCCGAATGGAATCACATGGCTTAC CGGGCTGGATCCATATTAGTCAACCCACCAACTGTCTGTTGTCTGCAACCGGTGGATTTAAGATGTCGATGAGAGGTGAAATCGAAGTCAAG GGCAAAGGGGTCATGACGACGTACTGGTTGGAAGGACTTATTTTACCAGAACATAATAATATGCAATCTTCATCATGA
- the LOC135496935 gene encoding uncharacterized protein LOC135496935 isoform X1, producing MDVRIVVCLAFLAAAANCKEQRGPPWISFESGCDNPDFTKISQSLNRDAKEDWVKHKKQGVNCATIFKCDGSKADGKVCLSRGDSRPEPVTTEAPQEEAQLDWNPSFNNGNGQGGLNGRPWRR from the exons ATGGACGTCCGCATTGTGGTTTGTCTTGCTTTCTTAGCTGCTGCAGCGAATTGCAAAGAACAACGAG GTCCACCATGGATATCATTCGAAAGTGGTTGCGATAACCCGGATTTTACTAAGATCTCACAATCGCTAAATCGAGATGCCAAAGAGGACTGGGTGAAGCAtaagaagcaaggagtgaactGTGCAACGATTTTCAAGTGTGATGGATCAAAAGCAGATGGTAAAGTTTGCTTGAGCAGAG GTGATAGTAGGCCTGAGCCTGTCACTACGGAGGCTCCGCAAGAGGAAGCGCAACTTGATTGGAACCCCAGTTTCAATAATGGCAATGGCCAAGGTGGATTGAATGGAAGACCATGGCGGCGGTAA
- the LOC135496935 gene encoding uncharacterized protein LOC135496935 isoform X2 — translation MDVRIVVCLAFLAAAANCKEQRGPPWISFESGCDNPDFTKISQSLNRDAKEDWVKHKKQGVNCATIFKCDGSKADGKVCLSRDERKAAKMHGYADDNGRLDDKIKKIYGMWR, via the exons ATGGACGTCCGCATTGTGGTTTGTCTTGCTTTCTTAGCTGCTGCAGCGAATTGCAAAGAACAACGAG GTCCACCATGGATATCATTCGAAAGTGGTTGCGATAACCCGGATTTTACTAAGATCTCACAATCGCTAAATCGAGATGCCAAAGAGGACTGGGTGAAGCAtaagaagcaaggagtgaactGTGCAACGATTTTCAAGTGTGATGGATCAAAAGCAGATGGTAAAGTTTGCTTGAGCAGAG ATGAGAGAAAAGCAGCCAAGATGCATGGATACGCGGATGATAATGGACGCCTTGATGACAAAATTAAAAAGATATACGGAATGTGGAGATAA